The following proteins are encoded in a genomic region of Montipora foliosa isolate CH-2021 chromosome 10, ASM3666993v2, whole genome shotgun sequence:
- the LOC137972523 gene encoding uncharacterized protein, with protein sequence MSDNGSQLVGAERELREMIQGWNHKELKEFSAEKGMRWQFTTPGAPHQNGCAEALVKGAKKALKKAIGEQILMPFELYTCLLEVANLMNQRPIGRVPNDLDDGSYLCPNEMLLGRATSMVPKDRSERPGTHSIESNSFVSVVGAELWWDGPAWLSEPVKWPDDIMPGPSPESMAERKLQREVFAVGVETRDDFDLVLWKFELRKAVRIGAWVMRFLHNSQYSSSKTKGPLTTVEVEKCQMFLVKRAQLEGISHAKFDQDQEQLNLQPSEEGVLECRGRIQGEYPMYLPDSALLAAKIVQRAHVTTLHGGVGLTMARVREKFWIPRLRKLMKRIVRNCSGCKCFQAVAFANPPPASLPRERTEGNTPFNVIGVDFAGPVKYRDKRNEEQKAHVVLYSCSLTRGVFLELLPSLETTQFIKSLKRLIDRRGRPSKVYSDNGQTFVAAAKWLKKVQKDETFHSFLSDQSIIWQFNLSRAPWWGGQFERLIGLMNSAFYKTVGQGQLSWEELGEVILDVEVTLNNHPLCYQEEDVQLPTLTPSTLLFLNTNILPELPPHQLDDKDLRKRAKFLLRTKDALWRRWTAEYLRALCERHRLKHGDKKGTPAVVIHSAERNRNCWPLGIVEQLITGRDCIVRGARLRAGRSHLERPIQHLFPLELSCDKENVQRDTTPLNPTASVFRPRRDAAVAARLRMQEVAEEEELD encoded by the exons ATGAGTGATAACGGTTCTCAACTTGTGGGCGCAGAGCGCGAACTCAGAGAGATGATCCAGGGGTGGAATCACAAAGAGCTAAAAGAATTTAGCGCCGAGAAAGGAATGAGATGGCAGTTTACTACGCCTGGAGCACCACATCAAAATGGCTGCGCAGAAGCATTAGTTAAAGGCGCCAAGAAAGCCCTAAAGAAAGCAATTGGTGAACAAATCCTGATGCCATTTGAACTATACACCTGTTTATTGGAAGTCGCTAACCTGATGAATCAACGCCCCATTGGTAGAGTTCCTAACGACCTGGATGACGGCTCGTATCTGTGTCCAAATGAAATGCTCCTTGGACGAGCTACCTCAATGGTACCAAAGGACCGTTCAGAGAGACCAGGAACCCACAGCATAGAGTCGAATTC ttttgttaGTGTAGTAGGCGCAGAACTGTGGTGGGATGGACCTGCTTGGCTCTCAGAACCTGTCAAGTGGCCAGACGACATCATGCCGGGACCAAGCCCTGAAAGTATGGCAGAACGAAAGCTCCAGCGAGAAGTGTTCGCGGTTGGAGTTGAGACCCGTGATGATTTTGATTTGGTCCTATGGAAGTTCGAACTGCGTAAGGCCGTGAGGATTGGTGCTTGGGTCATGCGATTCCTGCATAATTCACAGTACTCTTCCAGCAAGACCAAGGGACCACTGACCACAGTTGAGGTTGAAAAATGTCAGATGTTCCTAGTCAAGAGAGCACAGCTAGAAGGGATCAGCCACGCCAAATTTGACCAAGACCAAGAACAACTGAACCTGCAGCCTAGTGAAGAGGGTGTATTGGAATGTCGTGGACGGATCCAGGGCGAGTACCCAATGTACCTGCCTGACTCAGCTCTATTAGCAGCGAAGATAGTGCAACGGGCTCACGTCACTACACTCCATGGGGGAGTTGGTCTAACCATGGCGAGAGTAAGAGAAAAGTTCTGGATACCCCGTCTTCGGAAATTGATGAAGAGAATTGTGAGAAATTGCAGCGGATGCAAATGCTTTCAAGCTGTAGCCTTTGCAAATCCGCCACCTGCATCTCTGCCAAGAGAAAGAACGGAAGGTAACACGCCCTTCAACGTGATAGGCGTGGACTTTGCCGGACCTGTGAAATACCGTGACAAGCGCAATGAAGAGCAAAAGGCCCATGTGGTGTTGTACTCCTGCAGCCTGACTCGCGGAGTGTTTTTGGAGTTACTGCCCAGTTTGGAGACTACACAGTTCATCAAGAGTCTGAAACGGTTAATTGACAGAAGAGGACGACCATCAAAGGTATATTCGGACAACGGTCAGACGTTTGTCGCGGCAGCCAAGTGGCTAAAGAAAGTACAGAAAGATGAAACGTTCCATTCGTTTCTAAGTGATCAGTCCATCATTTGGCAGTTCAATCTCAGCCGAGCACCCTGGTGGGGCGGGCAATTCGAGCGACTGATCGGGTTAATGAACTCAGCGTTCTACAAGACAGTTGGTCAAGGACAGCTCAGCTGGGAGGAGTTAGGCGAAGTTATCCTGGACGTCGAAGTGACCCTTAACAATCATCCGCTGTGCTACCAAGAGGAAGATGTGCAACTTCCTACATTGACGCCAAGCACGTTACTGTTCCTTAACACCAATATCCTACCAGAATTACCGCCACACCAGCTGGATGACAAAGACTTACGGAAACGTGCCAAGTTTTTGCTGAGAACGAAAGATGCATTGTGGCGTCGGTGGACAGCCGAATATTTGCGAGCCTTATGTGAGCGCCATCGTCTCAAACACGGTGACAAGAAGGGTACCCCTGCGGTCGTCATCCATTCTGCTGAGCGGAACCGGAACTGCTGGCCTCTTGGAATCGTCGAGCAGCTTATTACAGGAAGAGATTGTATAGTTCGTGGTGCAAGGTTGCGAGCAGGCCGATCACACCTAGAACGCCCTATCCAGCACCTCTTTCCCCTGGAACTGTCGTGTGACAAGGAGAATGTGCAGAGAGACACGACACCCCTCAACCCTACAGCTTCTGTGTTTAGACCTAGACGAGATGCAGCAGTTGCAGCCAGGCTTCGAATGCAAGAAGTAGCTGAGGAGGAGGAGTTGGACTAA